The Anaerotignum faecicola DNA segment GCGCGCTCCAGCGCTTTTAAATAGTCCATGGTCAGTCTCCTTATTTCTTTTATAGGATTCGGCCGGATCACCGGTCATTTCAGTTTCATGGGGCTATGCGAACGGATTTGGATCGAAACGAAACATGGTGGGAGCAGCGGGCTCACAGGTGATGGATACGTCGTGTTCCCTGGTGGGGAGCGGTTCGCTTATCCGATACGCATGCCACCCGTTTTCCGCCCGTCCGCCCCAGCATAAATCTATTATACCATCCACCGGATCAATGATCATGCTTTTTGTTGTACCAAAGAAATCTTTATAGCAGTGACAGCAGAGGCCATCCGGATAGGGAGACAGAAGCATGTCTTTTAACTGGTTTACAGTCAGGGTTTCCGAATGGTCTGCCACATTTTTTATGTACTCATACCGTTTCAGGGAGTGTACCATGG contains these protein-coding regions:
- a CDS encoding C45 family peptidase, coding for MVHSLKRYEYIKNVADHSETLTVNQLKDMLLSPYPDGLCCHCYKDFFGTTKSMIIDPVDGIIDLCWGGRAENGWHAYRISEPLPTREHDVSITCEPAAPTMFRFDPNPFA